GGAGTCGTACAGGTCGAGCAGAGCCTGGCGGAAAGAATCGGGCTGCGCTTCACCGCTTGCCAGGGGCGATCTCGTCGCCGTACATTCCCTGCACCCGGCTCGTCCGGTCGCTTCGTCTATCCCTTTGAGCACATGAGGAGCGCCCGCTATGACGGGTGTACTGGCGGTCGCAGGCGGCACCGCATCCGGCAAGTCCACTCTTGCCGAAGCCCTTTCGCTGCAGTGTCCCGAGAGCATCGCGCTGATCCATCTGGACGACTACTACGTGCCCGCGCACGACCCCCTGAGGGGTGTGTGGACGGTCAGTGCCGACCACCACGCCATCCTGGACTGGAACCATCCGGGCTCGATCGACGAGACAGCGGTGACACACGCCATTGACGCGGCGCTGCTGCGAGCCGGTGTGCTGCTGGTGGTGGTCGAGGGCCTGTTCGCTCTGACCCTGCCGTCCGTGGTCCGGCGAGCCGCGTGGCGGGTGTATGTCGACACCCCCGACGACATACGCCTGGCCCGCAAGATCCTCCGGAAGATCGAGGTGCAGCGGCAGGACCCCCGGCTGTCCCTGCGCAACTATCTGCAAACCGGCAGAGACCGCCACGCAGCCCACGTCGCGCCCTCCCGGGCGGCGGCCGACCTGATCGTGGACGGCACCGCGAGCGAGGCAGAGATGCTGGCGGTCGTCATGCCGCTGATCGGACCG
The window above is part of the Streptomyces sp. NBC_01428 genome. Proteins encoded here:
- a CDS encoding uridine kinase family protein produces the protein MTGVLAVAGGTASGKSTLAEALSLQCPESIALIHLDDYYVPAHDPLRGVWTVSADHHAILDWNHPGSIDETAVTHAIDAALLRAGVLLVVVEGLFALTLPSVVRRAAWRVYVDTPDDIRLARKILRKIEVQRQDPRLSLRNYLQTGRDRHAAHVAPSRAAADLIVDGTASEAEMLAVVMPLIGPALAPLPTAPSQAQRVCDVPRNAGVPVFAL